In Flavobacteriales bacterium, one genomic interval encodes:
- the infB gene encoding translation initiation factor IF-2: protein MSEATEKAIRLSKVTREFNLGLHTVVEFLEGKGHTVESNPNTKIPGELYSLLQSEFGKDKEIKQKSQEVVQQRQERESISLVDAPPSPAVKARDEEVVIIHNMRETEASAAPAPVPETIKAKVEKAGVKVVSKIDLDKKTPAKPVEPKAEKPKAKAVSNEEPAKAEETQAVQAEPVTPSTEKPAEVVLPPVPTVSAPIEPETIRVNVAKLAGLKTLGKIELPKERERKPTEKQERGRRKRIVKPGPVNIDRAVQQAQRPAAAVKPGEMDENAVKRKVSETLARLTGSGKSRGSKMRKGKRDQRFVRFEEEAAAKELAGKTLKVTEFVTASELASMMSVPVTDIIKACFTLGMMVSINQRLDAETLSVIADEYGFKVEFVGADVQHDMQVEEDDPERVVERPPIVTVMGHVDHGKTSLLDHIRKANVIAGEAGGITQHIGAYSVELESGKRITFLDTPGHEAFTAMRARGAQVTDIAIIVIAADDSVMPQTREAINHAQAAGVPMVFAFNKIDKEGANAEKIREELSQMNILVEEWGGKFQTQEISAKKGIGIDQLLEKVLLEAEILDRKADPGKRAIGVVIESTLEQGRGYVTTLLVNGGTLRKSDVILAGQHSGRVRNMYNERGQQVDEATPGTPVSILGLDGAPNAGDTFQVFEDDRDARQIATRRQQLQREQGIRTHKHITLDEIGRRLAIGDFKELNIIVKGDVDGSVEALTDSLLKLTTESIKVNVIHRAVGPIAESDVLLASASNAIIIGFQVRPTPGARKLAENEEIDIRLYSIIYAAIEEIKQAMEGMLAPKEVEKIVGTAEVRDTFRISKVGTVAGCYVLDGKIVRNNKVRLIRDGIVVYTGELSDLKRFKDDAKEVTHGYECGLSIKNFNDIKVGDNVESFEMTEVKRTLDDK, encoded by the coding sequence ATGAGTGAAGCGACGGAAAAGGCGATACGATTAAGCAAGGTGACCAGGGAGTTCAACCTAGGGCTACACACCGTGGTGGAATTCCTGGAAGGGAAAGGTCACACTGTGGAAAGCAATCCCAACACCAAGATCCCAGGAGAACTTTATAGCTTGCTGCAAAGCGAGTTCGGTAAAGACAAGGAGATCAAGCAGAAAAGCCAAGAGGTGGTTCAACAGCGTCAAGAGCGCGAGTCCATTTCGTTGGTGGATGCACCACCAAGCCCTGCGGTAAAAGCGCGGGATGAAGAGGTGGTCATCATCCACAACATGCGGGAAACGGAGGCCAGTGCGGCGCCAGCTCCGGTGCCAGAAACCATAAAGGCCAAAGTGGAAAAGGCCGGTGTTAAGGTGGTAAGTAAGATCGACCTTGACAAAAAGACACCTGCGAAACCAGTAGAACCCAAAGCCGAGAAGCCTAAAGCCAAAGCAGTTTCGAACGAAGAGCCTGCCAAAGCCGAGGAAACTCAAGCAGTTCAGGCTGAACCAGTTACGCCTTCGACAGAAAAGCCCGCCGAAGTGGTCCTACCACCAGTGCCAACAGTGAGCGCACCAATTGAGCCGGAGACAATTCGCGTGAACGTGGCAAAACTTGCGGGTCTTAAAACACTAGGCAAGATAGAGCTACCGAAAGAGCGCGAACGCAAACCCACCGAGAAACAAGAGCGTGGTCGCCGCAAACGCATTGTAAAACCCGGTCCGGTCAATATCGATCGTGCCGTTCAACAGGCACAAAGGCCAGCAGCAGCGGTTAAGCCTGGTGAAATGGATGAGAATGCCGTAAAACGCAAGGTGAGCGAAACGTTGGCTCGCCTGACCGGGTCCGGAAAGAGCCGTGGGTCCAAGATGCGTAAGGGCAAACGCGACCAACGCTTTGTTCGTTTCGAAGAAGAGGCAGCAGCAAAGGAATTGGCCGGGAAGACATTGAAGGTAACGGAGTTCGTTACGGCGAGTGAGTTGGCCAGCATGATGAGCGTACCGGTCACGGACATCATCAAGGCCTGTTTCACGTTGGGCATGATGGTAAGTATCAACCAACGTTTGGATGCTGAGACATTGTCAGTGATAGCGGATGAATACGGGTTCAAGGTAGAATTCGTCGGTGCTGATGTTCAGCATGACATGCAGGTGGAGGAGGACGACCCGGAACGCGTAGTGGAGCGCCCGCCGATCGTTACCGTAATGGGTCATGTTGACCATGGTAAAACATCGTTGCTGGACCATATCCGCAAAGCCAACGTTATCGCAGGTGAAGCAGGTGGTATTACCCAGCACATTGGTGCGTATAGCGTAGAATTGGAAAGTGGAAAGCGCATAACGTTCCTTGATACACCGGGCCACGAAGCATTTACCGCAATGCGTGCACGCGGTGCACAAGTAACCGACATTGCGATCATCGTAATTGCTGCGGATGATAGTGTGATGCCACAAACACGTGAGGCCATTAACCACGCGCAAGCTGCTGGCGTACCGATGGTTTTCGCGTTCAACAAGATCGATAAGGAAGGAGCGAACGCCGAGAAGATCCGCGAAGAACTATCGCAGATGAACATCCTGGTGGAAGAGTGGGGTGGAAAGTTCCAGACCCAAGAGATAAGTGCCAAGAAAGGAATCGGTATAGACCAGCTCTTGGAAAAAGTACTGCTGGAGGCTGAGATCCTTGATCGTAAGGCCGATCCAGGAAAGCGCGCGATCGGCGTGGTGATCGAAAGCACGTTGGAGCAAGGCCGCGGTTACGTCACCACGTTATTGGTGAATGGTGGAACATTGCGTAAGAGCGATGTGATCCTTGCAGGTCAGCACAGCGGTCGAGTACGGAACATGTACAATGAGCGTGGGCAGCAAGTGGATGAAGCTACACCTGGCACACCTGTTAGTATTCTTGGTTTGGATGGAGCGCCGAATGCGGGTGATACATTCCAGGTATTCGAGGATGATCGCGACGCGCGCCAGATCGCTACACGCCGTCAGCAATTGCAGCGCGAGCAGGGCATTCGTACGCATAAGCACATTACGTTGGATGAGATCGGGCGTCGTTTGGCGATCGGTGATTTCAAGGAATTGAACATCATCGTGAAAGGTGACGTGGATGGTTCCGTGGAAGCGCTCACCGATTCGTTGTTGAAGCTCACCACAGAGAGCATCAAGGTCAACGTGATCCACCGTGCCGTAGGTCCTATTGCGGAGAGTGATGTATTGCTTGCAAGTGCATCAAATGCCATCATCATCGGTTTCCAAGTTCGCCCGACACCGGGTGCACGGAAATTGGCCGAGAACGAGGAGATCGACATCCGCCTGTATTCCATCATCTACGCAGCCATCGAAGAGATCAAGCAAGCCATGGAAGGCATGCTCGCTCCGAAGGAGGTAGAGAAGATCGTTGGTACGGCTGAGGTTCGCGATACATTCCGCATCAGCAAAGTGGGTACCGTTGCCGGTTGTTACGTTCTGGATGGAAAGATCGTTCGCAATAACAAAGTGCGCTTGATCCGGGACGGCATCGTGGTATATACCGGCGAGCTTAGCGACCTCAAACGATTCAAGGACGATGCCAAGGAGGTTACGCACGGTTACGAGTGTGGCCTGAGCATCAAGAACTTCAACGACATCAAAGTAGGCGACAACGTAGAGTCCTTCGAAATGACGGAAGTGAAGCGGACATTGGACGATAAATAG
- a CDS encoding c-type cytochrome, whose amino-acid sequence MPRVARISKYSIKLLVATFAFFLAFGMSSVHAQGADAATYAAGEKLFKGNCASCHKPDKDMTGPALKGAVERWDGKGDIYEWVRNSSAFLKTGNAYATELFAKWNKSPMTANAVTNEEIDAILYYADNYAPPAPPPPPPGTETASTDEGAGSAWTWLVVIALLLAIVAASLGGVKRSLDNAVREAEGRPALADLTRWQRLKGWAWKNKAFATVIVLFFVVWGFLALWDAAFNISVYGGEEVAHYKPEQPIAFDHTLHAGKDNLAINCQYCHSSASKSKHAGIPSTNVCMNCHKSVDTGKKTGTTEIAKIYAAIGWDPATQTYSGKEEPIRWVKVHNLPDHVYFNHQQHVVVGQLECQECHGPVDTEMDVVEQWSPLTMGWCIDCHGTKEVKMAGNGYYDEVMARLEETDMGHEQLKEYLKDDKITVKELGGWECAKCHY is encoded by the coding sequence ATGCCGCGTGTAGCAAGGATCTCGAAATATTCCATCAAACTCCTAGTCGCCACTTTCGCTTTCTTCTTGGCTTTCGGCATGTCTTCGGTACACGCCCAAGGAGCCGATGCGGCCACCTATGCCGCCGGGGAAAAGCTCTTCAAAGGCAACTGCGCAAGTTGCCATAAGCCGGATAAGGATATGACCGGCCCGGCGTTGAAGGGTGCTGTTGAGCGCTGGGATGGCAAAGGTGATATCTACGAGTGGGTAAGGAACAGTTCGGCCTTTTTGAAGACCGGTAACGCTTACGCGACTGAACTATTCGCAAAGTGGAATAAGAGTCCAATGACGGCCAACGCCGTTACCAATGAAGAGATCGATGCAATATTGTACTACGCTGACAACTACGCACCTCCGGCTCCACCTCCTCCTCCTCCTGGAACGGAGACGGCATCAACGGATGAAGGTGCTGGCAGTGCTTGGACCTGGTTGGTCGTCATTGCCTTGTTGCTTGCCATTGTTGCAGCATCATTGGGTGGTGTAAAACGCAGTTTGGACAATGCTGTTCGCGAAGCGGAGGGTCGCCCAGCATTGGCTGATCTTACGCGTTGGCAGCGCTTAAAAGGATGGGCTTGGAAGAATAAAGCCTTTGCTACGGTGATCGTATTATTCTTTGTGGTCTGGGGCTTCTTGGCCTTATGGGATGCGGCTTTCAACATCAGCGTTTATGGTGGTGAGGAAGTAGCACATTACAAGCCGGAGCAACCCATCGCATTCGACCACACCCTTCATGCAGGTAAGGATAATTTGGCGATCAATTGCCAGTATTGCCATAGCAGTGCAAGCAAGAGCAAGCATGCAGGCATACCAAGCACCAACGTGTGTATGAACTGCCACAAATCAGTGGATACGGGGAAAAAGACCGGAACCACGGAGATCGCGAAGATCTATGCGGCCATCGGTTGGGACCCTGCAACGCAGACCTACTCCGGAAAAGAGGAGCCGATCCGTTGGGTAAAGGTGCATAACCTTCCTGATCACGTTTATTTCAATCACCAACAGCATGTGGTCGTTGGCCAATTGGAATGTCAAGAGTGCCATGGTCCTGTGGATACTGAGATGGATGTTGTTGAGCAATGGTCGCCACTTACCATGGGTTGGTGCATCGATTGCCACGGTACGAAGGAAGTTAAAATGGCCGGCAACGGTTATTACGATGAGGTAATGGCACGATTGGAAGAAACCGATATGGGTCACGAACAATTGAAGGAATACCTCAAGGACGATAAGATCACTGTTAAGGAACTTGGTGGCTGGGAATGCGCCAAGTGCCACTACTAA
- a CDS encoding SPOR domain-containing protein, with the protein MFRMRSILHFVLFLCSVIPALAQDDDEPARLFEPYSPGQIILDNDTPSIDTVHAVLPMRPGKVSYLTSPAIEKLMVDYADRKHPLRGYRVQIFLGERAAAENMKRGFLQKHPETPAYLSWLAPNFKLRVGDYRTRLEAEKMLHELRTAYPGCFVVPDEVEMPRL; encoded by the coding sequence ATGTTCCGCATGCGTTCCATTCTGCATTTCGTCCTTTTTCTCTGCTCGGTGATCCCTGCTCTTGCACAGGACGATGACGAACCTGCTCGGTTATTCGAACCATACTCACCAGGGCAGATCATACTTGATAACGATACTCCCTCTATTGATACCGTACATGCCGTTTTGCCGATGAGACCGGGAAAGGTCTCGTACTTGACCTCACCGGCCATTGAGAAGTTGATGGTCGATTATGCGGATCGGAAACATCCACTCCGTGGATACCGCGTTCAGATATTCTTAGGCGAACGTGCAGCCGCCGAGAACATGAAACGTGGTTTTCTACAAAAGCACCCGGAGACACCTGCCTATTTGAGCTGGCTAGCGCCAAATTTCAAGCTTCGCGTTGGCGATTACAGAACACGGCTCGAGGCTGAGAAAATGCTGCATGAACTGCGCACCGCATACCCCGGTTGCTTCGTTGTTCCGGACGAGGTGGAGATGCCGCGGTTATGA
- the nusA gene encoding transcription termination/antitermination protein NusA produces the protein MSTVNLIESFSEFKDIKNIDRVTMMGILEDVFRGVVKRRFGEEANVDIIVNPDKGDLEIFLNRIIVEDGMSEDDDLEIELAEARKIDADFEIGEEVSQEIKINDFGRRNILSLKQNLQGRLMELEKDHLYNKYKERVGEIVTGEVYQIWKRETLILDDEGNELILPKDQQIKTDFFKKGDSVRAVLWKVDMRNNSPVVILSRTAPEFLEKLFEQEVPEVADGLITIKRIVREPGERAKVAVESYDDRIDPVGACVGMKGSRIHGIVRELRNENIDVINFTANDELLIQRALSPAKVGNIKLDLVNKRAEVYMKPDQVALAIGKGGHNIKLAGKLSGFDIDVYRETDEVTDDVSLDEFGDEIEPWIIAVLKGIGCDTARSVLDIPSDELARRTDLEDETVNEVIRILRDELEP, from the coding sequence ATGAGTACTGTTAACCTTATCGAGAGCTTCAGCGAGTTCAAGGATATCAAGAACATCGATCGTGTTACCATGATGGGTATTCTGGAAGATGTGTTCCGTGGTGTGGTGAAACGCCGTTTCGGCGAAGAGGCCAACGTGGATATTATCGTGAACCCGGACAAGGGTGATCTTGAGATCTTCCTCAACAGGATCATTGTAGAGGACGGAATGAGCGAAGATGATGATCTGGAGATCGAATTGGCTGAAGCCCGCAAGATCGATGCGGATTTTGAGATCGGCGAAGAAGTGAGCCAAGAGATCAAGATCAACGATTTCGGTCGCCGGAACATCCTTAGCCTCAAACAGAACTTGCAAGGTCGTTTGATGGAGTTGGAGAAAGACCACCTCTACAACAAGTACAAGGAGCGCGTAGGTGAGATCGTTACCGGTGAGGTCTACCAGATCTGGAAACGCGAAACATTGATCCTGGATGATGAAGGCAACGAGTTGATCTTGCCGAAGGACCAGCAGATCAAAACCGATTTCTTCAAGAAAGGAGATAGCGTACGTGCTGTACTGTGGAAAGTGGATATGCGCAACAACAGCCCGGTCGTGATCCTAAGCCGCACTGCGCCGGAATTCTTAGAGAAGTTGTTCGAGCAGGAAGTTCCAGAGGTTGCTGATGGTTTGATCACCATCAAGCGCATTGTGCGTGAACCCGGCGAGCGTGCTAAAGTGGCTGTAGAAAGCTACGATGACCGGATTGATCCAGTTGGTGCATGTGTGGGTATGAAAGGTAGCCGCATTCACGGCATCGTGCGTGAGTTGCGGAATGAGAACATCGATGTGATCAACTTCACGGCAAATGATGAATTATTGATCCAACGTGCATTGAGTCCTGCGAAAGTGGGCAACATCAAGTTGGATCTGGTGAATAAGCGCGCAGAGGTCTACATGAAGCCAGACCAAGTAGCATTGGCGATCGGAAAAGGTGGGCACAATATCAAATTGGCAGGTAAGCTGTCCGGTTTCGATATTGACGTTTACCGTGAAACGGATGAAGTGACGGACGATGTGAGTTTGGACGAGTTCGGCGATGAGATCGAACCATGGATAATTGCGGTATTGAAAGGAATAGGATGTGACACCGCACGATCGGTATTGGACATTCCATCGGACGAATTGGCAAGACGTACCGATCTGGAGGACGAGACCGTGAACGAGGTGATCCGCATTTTGCGCGACGAGTTGGAGCCGTAG